Proteins from a single region of Ammospiza nelsoni isolate bAmmNel1 chromosome 28, bAmmNel1.pri, whole genome shotgun sequence:
- the LOC132084770 gene encoding T-lymphocyte surface antigen Ly-9-like, with protein MTTNVQARSTPAPSRDSTPSPRDFPGSPLPTPPRRGRNSTIPQFQPRFLPPPPGHTRATPAVPSLSPGWGQTALGVFPRAGDGEQSGTKGNKGEQRDPRDPRRALTHLGPARGRPRPLRCRLGCGDTKTGRGGTGTAIGGLRINPVSGSNAKEVIRAVGRSVTFRTRNTERYVALWSFGNEPIVAVKFEDPPRPLFYKEEFKTRFAVSKKGRALTISQLRMEDAGTYSVTIKGKRSTFTLQVFRELAEPTVTCEAHNCSGGSCSSSLHCSTPSTGLGNVSYTWRVGDQDMDGSSVVLLVNETSQDGLEPLTCTARNPVSNESVTITNLGELCTGARSSSWIRIGVVAGVEIASLLSIFLVSYCKSRGF; from the exons ATGACCACCAATGTCCAGGCGCGCTcgaccccagctccctccagggATTCTACCCCATCCCCGCGGGATTTCCCGGGGTCGCCGCTCCCGACGCCGCCGAGGAGGGGCCGGAATTCCACAATTCCACAATTCCAGCCCCGATTCCTCCCTCCCCCGCCCGGCCACACTCGGGCCacccccgctgtcccctcgctgtcccctgGCTGGGGACAAACGGCCCTCGGCGTCTTCCCACGGGCGGGGGACGGCGAGCAAAGTGGAACAAAGGGGAACAAAGGGGAACAAAGGGACCCCCGCGACCCCCGCCGCGCCCTGACCCACTtggggccggcccggggccgTCCCCGTCCCCTCCGGTGTCGCCTTGGCTGCGGTGACACCAAAACCGGGAGGGGAGGGACGGGAACGGCGATTGGAGGGCTGCGAATTAACCCCG TGAGCGGCAGCAACGCCAAGGAGGTGatcagggctgtgggcaggtcCGTGACCTTCCGCACCCGCAACACAGAGAGATACGTAGCACTCTGGAGTTTTGGGAATGAGCCCATAGTGGCTGTGAAATTTGAGGATCCTCCTCGACCCTTATTTTATAAAGAAGAATTCAAAACTCGTTTTGCCGTCTCCAAGAAGGGCCGCGCGCTCACCATCTCCCAGCTGAGGATGGAGGATGCCGGGACCTACTCTGTAACAATCAAGGGAAAAAGATCCACCTTCACCCTGCAGGTGTTCA gggagctggcagagcccacGGTGACCTGCGAGGCCCACAACTGCTcgggtgggagctgcagctcctccctgcactgctccacACCCAGCACCGGCCTCGGGAACGTCTCCTACACCTGGAGGGTGGGGGATCAGGACATGGACGGGAGCTCCGTGGTGCTGCTGGTGAACGAAACATCCCAGGATGGGCTGGAGCCGCTGACGTGCACGGCACGGAACCCCGTCAGCAATGAGAGCGTCACCATCACCAACCTCGGGGAGCTCTGCACAG gCGCCCgctccagcagctggatcaGGATCGGCGTCGTGGCCGGGGTTGAAATCGCGTCGCTTTTATCGATTTTCCTTGTGTCCTACTGTAAATCCAGAG GTTTTTAG
- the LOC132085083 gene encoding uncharacterized protein LOC132085083 has product MSPLGGRRCPPALLALLLGLAGSRGFWGCENLPVPRAVTEGGSLCLVPEKEPQWKWTEMHWAVRMDSGVRQRILTAPRDGNVSYSRGPFHGRMEFHRGNFSLCISPVRRDDNGVYNAQFEGRPVISAQCTRVSVWDPVPRPVLKSQILQRDRGRCHLSLLCSSPGNVSYSWACAGDGPEPVPGQIPGQIPGQIPGQIPGQIPDSPSRLLRSLPEGADPQICLCNVSNPAGWSAARAALTCPVIPGNFSPWRPVVVAVAEGLILLLVGFSCWWRENSREG; this is encoded by the exons aTGTCCCCGCTCGGGGGTCGCCGCTGTCCCCCCgcgctgctggcgctgctgctgggcctggcCGGGAGCCGAG GATTCTGGGGATGTGAAAATCTGCCTGTGCCCCGCGCTGTGACCGAGGGAGGATCGCTGTGCCTGGTGCCGGAGAAGGAGCCCCAATGGAAGTGGACAGAGATGCACTGGGCGGTGAGAATGGATTCAGGAGTGCGGCAGCGGATCCTGACAGCCCCCAGGGATGGAAATGTCTCGTATTCCAGAGGTCCTTTCCATGGGAGGATGGAATTCCACCGGGGAAACTTCTCCCTGTGCATCTCCCCGGTTCGCAGGGATGATAACGGGGTCTATAACGCCCAGTTTGAGGGCAGGCCAGTGATTTCAGCCCAGTGCACCCGAGTGTCCGTGTGGG aCCCCGTCCCGCGGCCGGTgctgaaatcccaaatcctgcagcgGGATCGGGGCCGGTGccacctgtccctgctctgctccagccccggGAACGTCTCCTACAGCTGGGCCTGTGCCGGGGATGGCCCGGAGCCGGTCCCGGGGCAGATCCCGGGGCAGATCCCGGGGCAGATCCCGGGGCAGATCCCGGGGCAGATCCCGGACAGCCCCTCCCGGCTGCTCCGGAGCCTCCCCGAGGGCGCGGATCCCCAAATCTGCCTCTGCAACGTCAGCAACCCCGCGGGGTGGAGCGCGGCCCGCGCCGCCctcacctgcccag TAATTCCAGGGAATTTCAGCCCCTGGAGACCGGTGGTCGTGGCTGTGGCCGAGGGGCTGATCCTGCTCCTCGTGGGCTTCTCCTGCTGGTGGAGGGAGAATTCCCGGGAAG GATAA
- the LOC132085092 gene encoding uncharacterized protein LOC132085092: protein MSPLGGRRCPPALLALLLGLAGSRGSPECQNPSVSRPVTAGGSLCLVPEKPPREWTEMHWKWDINSGKLQKILTARRDGSVSYPRGPFHGRVEFHPGNLSLCISPVRREDNGVYWAEFENSRVIPSRCIRVSVWDPVPRPELKSQILQRDWSWCHLSLLCSSPGNVSCAGACAGDGPEPVPGQIPGQIPGQIPDSPSRLLRSLPEGADPQICLCNVSNPAGWSAARIALTCPEISGNFSLWTLLAGAGAVGLILLLVGFCCWWRKRRKNSREGIPRTAPEQALTVYATVGEKKRRQDPARTGEATQEGATIYAAVTPRTVEHPRHHEEPVNFTIYSTVQFDHGPSSIKRKRLDRSLVSTAYLEDNGGYRRLGFPNPADHQRP from the exons ATGTCCCCGCTCGGGGGTCGCCGCTGTCCCCCCgcgctgctggcgctgctgctgggcctggcCGGGAGCCGAG GATCCCCGGAATGCCAAAATCCGTCTGTGTCCCGCCCCGTGACCGCGGGAGGATCGCTGTGCCTGGTGCCGGAGAAACCCCCGCGGGAGTGGACAGAGATGCACTGGAAATGGGACATTAATTCAGGAAAGTTGCAGAAGATCCTGACAGCCCGCAGGGATGGAAGTGTCTCCTATCCCAGAGGTCCTTTCCACGGGAGAGTGGAATTCCATCCAGGAAACCTCTCCCTGTGCATCTCCCCGGTTCGCAGGGAGGATAACGGGGTCTATTGGGCCGAGTTCGAGAATTCGCGAGTGATTCCATCCCGGTGCATCCGAGTGTCCGTGTGGG aCCCCGTCCCGCGGCCGGAgctgaaatcccaaatcctgcagcgGGATTGGAGCTggtgtcacctgtccctgctctgctccagccccggGAACGTCTCCTGTGCCGGGGCCTGTGCCGGGGATGGCCCGGAGCCGGTCCCGGGGCAGATCCCGGGGCAGATCCCGGGGCAGATCCCGGACAGCCCCTCCCGGCTGCTCCGGAGCCTCCCCGAGGGCGCGGATCCCCAAATCTGCCTCTGCAACGTCAGCAACCCCGCGGGGTGGAGCGCGGCCCGCATCGCCctcacctgcccag AAATTTCAGGGAATTTCAGCCTCTGGACGCTGctggccggggccggggccgtggGGCTGATCCTGCTCCTCGTgggcttctgctgctggtggaggaagaggaggaaaaactccCGGGAAG GGATCCCCAGAACCGCCCCGGAGCAGGCGCTGACCGTCTACGCCACGGTGGGAGAGAAGAAACGCCGCCAGGACCCC GCCAGGACGGGCGAGGCCACCCAGGAAGGAGCCACCATCTACGCTGCGGTCACTCCCAGGACAGTG GAGCACCCCAGGCACCATGAGGAACCCGTGAACTTCACCATTTACTCCACGGTCCAGTTCGACCACGGG cctTCATCCATCAAGAGGAAGAGGCTGGACCGATCTTTGGTCTCCACCGCCTACCTGGAG GATAATGGGGGTTACAGGCGCTTGGGGTTCCCAAATCCCGCCGACCACCAGCGCCCCTGA
- the LOC132085084 gene encoding signaling lymphocytic activation molecule-like — protein sequence MGSGAWLRLLLTLAALGGMWGIGARVTQLGALGEPTILRVPRNLQDHTEKSKEASWKKITEEPLKKKLLMRISGENHTAFERERMRLGENFSLEILNTSRDDGRLYEYSVYRGSDEEVWQIQLEVLEPVAVPSIRILRRESSNGSCWLELGCSSERGDEVSYSWDSGDGGDSRDSNGTGAHCRANGSVLRLRFPLRSAAFGCVCTARNPVSSHNATFDTDQCGSLHGGVPGVRTELLVPLVVLGVIVIIVIVVIVTFRATRSAKCDPEPSQVTPDPSQVTPASATIYAQVQRVQKPKGTVPNATPASCTTIYAAATGPPPTPNGAPRSPAVSPNLRGRPPLSQEPTTVYASVTHPMA from the exons ATGGGCTCCGGGGCTTGGCTCCGGCTGCTCCTCACCCTCGCCGCTCTTGGGGGTATGTGGG GGATCGGCGCCCGGGTGACgcagctgggggctctgggggagcCGACGATCCTGCGGGTCCCCCGCAACCTGCAGGACCACACCGAGAAGTCCAAGGAAGCCTCCTGGAAGAAAATCACCGAGGAGCCGCTCAAGAAGAAACTCCTGATGAGGATTTCGGGCGAGAACCACACGGCGTTCGAGCGGGAGCGGATGCGCTTGGGGGAGAACTTTTCCCTGGAGATCCTCAACACCAGCCGGGATGACGGGCGGCTCTACGAGTACAGCGTCTACCGGGGCTCGGACGAGGAGGTCTGGCAGATCCAGCTGGAAGTGCTTG AGCCGGTGGCCGTTCCCAGCATCCGCATCCTGCGCCGGGAGTCGTCCAacgggagctgctggctggagctgggctgctcctcgGAGCGGGGGGACGAGGTTTCCtacagctgggacagtggggacGGCGGGGACAGCCGGGACAGCAACGGCACCGGGGCGCACTGCCGGGCCAACGGCAGCGTCCTGAGGCTCCGGTTCCCGCTGCGGAGCGCGGCCTTCGGCTGCGTCTGCACCGCCCGCAATCCCGTCAGCTCCCACAACGCCACCTTCGACACCGACCAGTGCGGATCCCTGCACGGGG gtgtccctggggtgaGGACCGAGCTCCTGGTGCCTCTGGTGGTGCTCGGTGTCATCGTCATCATCGTGATCGTGGTCATTGTCACCTTCAGGGCCACCCGCTCGGCCAAAT GTgacccagagccctcccaggTCACCCCGGACCCCTCCCAGGTCACTCCGGCCAGCGCCACCATCTACGCCCAGGTGCAGCGGGTGCAG AAGCCCAAAGGCACCGTCCCCAATGCCACCCCCGCGTCCTGCACCACCATCTACGCCGCCGCCACCGGGCCACCCCCGACCCCCAATGGAGCCCCCCGGTCCCCGGCTGTGTCCCCAAACCTGCGGGGACGCCCCCCGCTGTCCCAG GAGCCCACGACGGTTTATGCCAGCGTGACCCATCCCATGGCCTGA
- the LOC132085091 gene encoding CD48 antigen-like: MAPALELNLLLFLLFTTPARAQEPQPLEVAGAVGGVALLNPQTPQNPSEYSQIHWRWQKLRIASLKRGEQPRYPQTRFEGRLELLENGILRMSNLSLGDSGEFRLYLEDDTGRESVQRVLLRVYDLVPKPHVTATTNGDPQVCNTTLSCSVALQGVTYEWIPPQKAPMKQGPVLEVSINPAVETYVCKVSNPVSSSNASLTLRRPCSWTDESSSSSTHTTPNALVALGHLVLLFLLLAVA, encoded by the exons ATGGCGCCGGCGCTGGAGCTgaacctcctcctcttcctcctcttcaccaCGCCAG CCCGGGCACAAGAACCCCAGCCCTTGGAGGTGGCTGGAGCCGTGGGCGGGGTGGCACTTCTGAACCCCCAAacgccccaaaatccctcagaaTACTCCCAAATCCACTGGCGATGGCAAAAACTGAGGATCGCCAGCCTGAAGAGGGGGGAGCAGCCCAGGTACCCCCAGACCCGCTTTGAGGGAcgcctggagctcctggagaacGGAATCCTCAGAATGAGCAACCTGAGCCTCGGGGACAGCGGCGAGTTCCGGCTGTACCTGGAGGATGACACGGGCAGGGAGAGCGTCCAGAGGGTCCTGCTGAGGGTCTACG ACCTGGTCCCCAAGCCCCACGTGACGGCCACCACCAACGGCGACCCCCAGGTGTGCAACaccaccctgagctgctccgTGGCCCTCCAAGGGGTCACCTACGAGTGGATCCCACCCCAGAAGGCCCCGATGAAGCAGGGCCCCGTCCTGGAGGTCTCCATCAACCCCGCGGTGGAAACCTACGTGTGCAAGGTCAGCAACCCCGTGTCCTCCAGCAACGCCTCGCTGACCTTGCGGCggccctgcagctggacag ATgaatcctcctcatcctccaccCACACCACGCCCAAcgccctggtggccctgggacACCTcgtcctcctcttcctcctgctcgCCGTGGCTTGA